The genomic interval TCAGGACGCGGGCGTCCCAGCCGCCGAGCGCGTCGAGCCGGAGGTAGCCGTCGTCGGTGACGTGGCGCACCATGAACCCGATCTCGTCCATGTGGGCCGCGACGACGACGCTGCGGTCGCCGCTCCCCTCGATGGTGCCCACGACGTTTCCCATGCCGTCGGACTCGACGCGGTCCACCTCGTTCTCGAACTCCCGGCGCACGACGTCGCGGACGCGGTCCTCGTAGCCGGGGACGCCGCTCGTCTCCGTCAGTTCGCGAAGCAGGTCGAAGTCGTAGGGCAGGTCGCTCGTCTCCATACTCGCGCTCGGGACGGTCCCGACTTAAGCCCGGCCGTTCGCCACCGGCTCGCACGGAGGGAAACCACTAACCCGACCCGGTCCCGCCACCGAGTATGCACGACACCGGCTGGATCGGCGACACCTTCGTCTCGGACACGGGCTGGGACCACCTCGAAACGCTCGTCGATATCGGCAACCGCATGGCGGGCTCCGAGGGCGAACTGCGGGCGGCCCACGCGACCCGCGACGCCCTCGCCGAGCACGCCCGCGACGCCCGCGTCGAGACGTTCGACGTGCAGGGGTGGACGCGCGGCTCCTCCGAGATACGGATCGACGGCGAGGGGTACGACTGCATCGCGCTCCCGCGCTCGCCCGGCGAGGAGGTCGCCGGCGAACTCGTCGACCTCGGCTACGGCCTGCCCGAGGACTTCGAGGAGACGGACATCGAGGGGAAGGTCGTGATGTGCGCGACGAACGTCCCCTCGTGGTACGAGCGATTCATCCACCGGCGCGAGAAGTACTACTACGCCGTCGAGGGCGGGGCCGAGGCCTTCGTGTTCAAGAACCACGTCGAGGGGTGTCTCGCGCCGACCGGGAGCGTCGGTACCGACGCCCGGCCGATGGGCGATATCCCCGCAGTCGGCGTCTCGAAGGAGGTCGGCTCCGAACTCGGCCGCCGCCACGAGGGCCAGCGGCTCGACGTGACCGTCGATATCGAGGCCGCGAGCGCCGACGCGACGAGCCAGAACGTCCACGCGGAACTCGGCCCGGACACCGACGAGGCCGTCCTCGTGACGAGCCACGTCGACGCTCACGACATCGCCGTCGGCGCGATGGACAACGGCGCCGGCACCGCGATGGTCGTCGAGCTCGCGCGCACGCTCGCCGCCCGCGAGGACGAACTGGAAACGCGCGTCGAGTTCGTCTGCTTCGGGGCCGAGGAGGTCGGCCTCGACGGCTCCGGCTACCTCGCCGACGACCGCGACCCCGACGACGTGAAGGCGGTCGTCAACTTCGACGGCGTCGTCCGCGGGCGCGACCTCGGGGCGTACACCCACGGCTTCCCCGAGCTCCGCGAGGCCGTCGAGGCGGTGTCCGACGCGACTGACCACCCGTTCACGGCGAACCCCCACCACGGCCCCCACTCGGACCACTGGCCCTTCGTCGAGTACGGCGTTCCCGGCTACCACGTCTACTCGGAGACGGGCGACGAGGGGCGCGGCTGGGGCCACACGCGCGCCGACACGCTCGACAAGCTGGAGAAGCGCGACCTGCGCGAGCAGGCGGTCGTCCTGACCGAACTCGTGGTGGACGTGACCGGCCGGGATATCGCCCACCGCGACACCGACGACATCGCCGCGGAACTCGAGGAGCAGGACCTCGCCGAGGGGATGAAAGTCACCGGCGACTGGGCGTTCGGCGACGACTGAGACGGGGCGGTACTCCTCCTCGACGTGCGCGACCGGCGACGGAGCGGAGAAACGAGGCGACGCGGCGCCGTCAGATGACGGCGTTCCAGACCGGGGCGATGACGAAGAAGAGCGTCTGGTAGAGGATGTACAGCAGCGCGAGGACGGAGGCGGCGATGGCGCCCTTCGGGGTATCGAGCGTCCGGTCGTTGCGCACCTCGACCTGCCGGGACTCGAACTCGAAGAGGTCGGTGAGGAAGACGCCCAGCACGAGCACGGAGAATACCATGCCGCCGTGGGGGGCGACGGTGAGGTAGTAGAAGGAACCGACGACGAGCAGGAAGCTCGTGGCGACGCGGAGCGGGTGGCGCGAGAGCTGCGTCCAGTCGCCCGACTCGGCCTCGCTCTTGTGTCGCGAGTGTTCGACCGCGCGGCCGACCATGTTGAGCACCAGCAGCCCCAACAGGACGTACGCGATGAGCGGCGCCTCCAGGACCGGCTGCGCGAGCACCGCGTCGATGGGACCGAACAGCGAATAGACCATGTCCGAGCGTCCGTACCCGGCGCATTAAGACCTTTCCAAATCCCCGACGGCTACGCGAACCGGCCGCCGCTCCCGTCGACGACGGCCACGTCGAGCGACCCCTCAGTCGCGACGCGGACCGACTCGCCGGGGACGACGGAGCCCGCGGTTCGGTCGTCGGCGAGCAGCTCGACGGGCGTCTCGTCGCGCTCGACGTCGAGCCGGAGTCCCTCGGTCGGCAGCACCCAGCTGTCCTCGCTCGTCGCGAACGGCGCGACGGGGACGACGACCACGGCGCCGAGTTCGGGGGCGAGCACCGGGCCGTCCGCCCGGCGGGCGTACCCGTGCGAGCCGGCCGGGGTCGCGACGACGACGCCGTCCGCGCGGAACGAGGCGACCGTCTCCGTCCCCGAGCGGACGGTGTACTCGGAGATGCGCGCCGGCTCGCCGGTGACGAGCATCAGGTCACACAGCGCGCGCGTCTCCCCGAGCGGCGAGCGCGCCACGAGCAGCGGGAGCGACGCCGTGTCGTACTCGCCCGCGACGAGCGCGGCTATCGCTCCGGGCGCGTCCGAGCGCGCCACGGAACGGACGCCCGGCCCCGCGTCCACGGGGAGCACCGGGACGTCCGGGGCCGCGGCCGCCACGGCGAGCAGCGCCGACTCGCCGCCGGCGACGACGGCCTCGGGCCCGGCGGCGAGCACGTCGGCGACGGCGCCCGCGACGGGGTCGCCGCCCGCCTCGCGGACGGGTTCGGTCGGGGCGTCGCCGACGACGCCGACCGGCGGAGTGTCCATACGGCGGCGTGGCTCGGGAGGGGGAAAAACGGTCGGATACGCGGCGGCTTACTCCGGGATCTCCGGCGTGCCCGCGTACGCGTCGCGCGCCTTGCGGAGCGCCGGGATGACGAAGACGAACGTGAGGAAGCCGAGGATGGCGAACCAGAAGAACCCCTCCTTCAGCACGAGCGCGAGGGTGTCGTACACCGTCAGCCCCGTCTCCGGGTCGGGCGCGGTGAGCTGTGTGCCCTCGAACGACGGCGTGTTGTACCAGCCGGCGAGGGTCATCCACGCGAGCCCGGACCCGACGAGGATCGTGAAGCCCTTGGCGAATTCGTCAGCCATTATCGAAGGTTAGGTAGCGTCGTCTTTAGAGTTTCCCATTTCCCGGGCACGGAAGCGCGTCGAGAAGGCGTAGACGCCCGCCCCGAGCGCGATGGCGCCGAGGCCGACGACGGCCAACACGACGTTCACGTCCTCCGGCGCGGCCGTTGCCCGCTGGGTGGCGGCGTCGAGGACGACGAACCCGACGACGACACACAACACGGCGAACAGCGTCGAGAACACCGTTACGGCCTTGTACACGTCCATCGGCACCTCTACGTCGCGACCCCCCGTCTCGGCGTCGGCGCTCGCCGTCGGCTCGTCGTCGGTCATCGAGCGGAGAAAGGGACCGCAGGGACTTCCGTGTTACTTCGGCGGCCGCAGCCGGTAGTACCGGCGGTTCAGCTCGAACATGTACCCCTCGCGCATGGACTTGAACACCGCGTAGCTGATGAACCCGGCCACGAAGGGCAGCAGGAACGTCAGGTCCAGCAGCAGGTTCGAGTCCATCGGGAGCAGGTTCTTCACCGACAGCGCCGAGATGGTGACGGCGTAGACGACGCCGCCGACGCCGACGGCCGCCCAGAACGGCTGCTCGACCGGGCGCCGGGCCGACCCCTTGTTCAGGAACGGCACGATGGCGATGAAGCCGACGACGACGAGGTTCGCGACGACGCCGTACGTCCGGTCGGCCATCAGCTGCTGGCCGCCGAGCAGCGCCAGCTCGGGGTTGAGCGGGCCGAGCTTGAGCAGGCCGAACGACCAGTAGAGGTACCAGTCGGGCAGGATGATGGCGGGCGTGCTGGACGGGTTCGCCGGCGCGCCGATGTGCGGCGGCAGCGCCGCGGCGAGGAACACCATCATGCCGACGAAGAAGCTCGTCAGCGCGAGGTTCCGCACCATCTCGTGGGGCCACGCGGGGAACGCGAGCACGTCGCGCTCCACGTAGTCCGACTCGATGCGCAGGTCCTGGTCCTCGCGGCGGGCCCGCTCGAAGTACTCGTACGTCAGCCGGGGGAGCCCCTCGGTGCGCTGCTTGCGCTCGCTCCACGTCGGGGTCTCGTCGTCCGGCGCGACGATACCGGTGCCGTCGGCCGCTATCTCCTTGCCCTCGTTGGGGTTGTCTTCTTGACTCATTGTATCAGTGCGGTTCCGCGATGCCCTGCATCCAGACGATGCCGATGTGGATGGCGATGATGGCGGTCGTGATGAACGGCAGGAAGAACACGTGCAGGATGTACATCCGCTGCAGCGTGGACTGGCTCAGCGAGAAGCCGCCGAACAGTAGCTGTGCCACCCACTCTCCCGCCACCGGGACCGAGAGGCTCATCTCGACGCCGATCTGGCCGGCCCAGAAGGCGAGCTGGTCCCACGGGAGCAGGTAGCCCGTGTAGCCGAACACCATCGTCAGCGAGATGAGGACGATGCCGATGATCCAGTTGAGTTCGCGCGGTTCCTTGTACGCGCCGGTGAAGTAGACGCGCAGCATGTGGAGGAACACGGCCGCGACCATCACTTGGGCGGACCAGCGGTGGAGGCTCCGGAGGAAGAAGCCGAACCGGAGCTCCGTCATGATGAACGTGATGGAGTTGTACGCGGTCGTCGGGTCGCCGGTGGTCGCCGGGCTGTAGTAGAAGCCGAGCAACGCGCCGGAGATCGCCGCGACGACGTACGCGATGGTACTGAAGCTCCCCAGCGCGTAGAGGGGGTACCAGTACCAGAACTTGTTGTCGAGGTTGTACTGTTCGGTGTGGCTCTTCGGCATCTGCATGTTGACCTTGTAGTAGAGGTCCTCGAGTATCTCGAGGTAGTCAACGACGCGCAGCCGCTTGTCGAGCCACATCAGCACGGTCAGGTAGGTGGTTTCGACGGGCGTGAGGTCACGCTCCTGCATCCACCCCTTGTGGTCGTGGTCGTCCTTGCGTTCCAGGCTCATTGTCCCTCCTTGTCGGTAGTGTAGTGCCCCAGCATCTTATTCCCCCGGTCGCGGAAGCGCGACGAACTGTGTCTGGACCGGACTGAACGGGTCGTACACCGACTGGTGACACTGACAGTACACCCGGTTCTCGGCCCCGAAGTTGGCCGACCCCGCGATGGACTTGAAGCCGGGCACACAGCAGAAGTGCGTACACTTGTTCAGCCACGCGATGAAGCCGTCCTGGGTCGCCGCCGCCAGGAACTCGTCCTCCTGTGCCAGTTCCTCGATGCGCGTCGAGCGCAGCACCTGAACCGGCATCGTGGACTGCGGCTCGACGTCCTCCGAGCGCCAGGTCCCGACGGCGGGCTTGCCGAGGCCGCTCTGGCCGATACCGTTGCCCCACGACTCGTAGTCGTCGAACATATCGACCGTGAGCGGCTCGCCGGCCTCCAGGTCGGACATCCACTCGTAGGTGTTGCCCGCGCCCGAAGCGACCCGGAACGTGTTGTTCTGGTCGGTGCCGGGTTCGACGCCCGGGTACGTCTGGACGCCGCAGTACTGGAACCACTGCGACGAGTAGGTGACGCCGCCGAGTTCCTGCTCCGCGACCTGCACCGTCCGGCCGCCCTCCGTTATCTCCTGCACCTCGGGCCAGACGCCCGTCAGCTCGCCGTCCTCGATGGTGAGCGGAACGATGGGCATCCCGCGCGGCGCGGGGCCGTCGGTGTTCTCGATGGCCATGTACTGCGTGATACCGCCGCCGGCACCGGTGGACGAGGTCGCGGTGCCGAGGGCGGCGAAGCCGCCGGTCCCGACGCCCGCGAGCGTCGCGGAGCCGACGACTCCCTTCACGAAGCGTCTGCGGCCCGACTCTGTCGGATACTTGTCTTCGTCAGCTGGCATTATTTCTTGTAGTAGGGGTAGACCGCTCGTTTGATGTTCTCCCACGCGTCGCCGCCGAGGTCGGTACCGTCCATGTCCTCCTCGCGGATGTAGAGGTCCTCCCACTTCCGCCGGCGCTTCTTGACGATCATCACGTCGGGGAGGAACTCCTTGCGGTACAGCAGCATCACGAAGGCGAGGTCGATGAGTATCATCGCGAGCAACCCGCCGAGGAACATGTTCCCGAACTCGGAGAAGCCCCAGCCGGCCACCAGCCCGTAGGTGAACAGGCCGATGAACACGACCTCCAGCACCGTCAGCAGGACGATGCCGATGGCCGCCGCCGTCGATTCGCGCGCCGGCTCGTACCGGTGGATGTCGCCGTAGGTGTTGTTTCCGGAGCTCATATCAGTTCCCTCCGCTGGCGTGTGGCGACTCGCCGTACTTCAGCAGGAAGAACGTGAACATGAGCGACACCGCGATGGCGAGGATGGTGGCGATGCCGACGAAGTGCGCCTGAATCGGCACGCCCATCTCCTCGGGCTCGACCTCGCCGCCGCCTCCCGACGGCGGGGCGCCGCTCTCGTTCACGACGACCGTGCCGACCATGCCGGCCTGTCGGTGGGGGGCACAGACGTACTCGTACTCGCCGAGTTCCTCGAAGGTGTGGCTGTACTCGTAGCCGGTGTCGTACAGCTGGCTCGCGCCGCCCTCGGTCCCTTCCCAGTTCGCGCCCTCGGGCTGGGAGTCGACGACGATGTTGTGGCCGTCCGACTCCCACACCCAGGTGACGGTGGTCCCCGGCGAGACGTACACCTCCGCCGGGTCGAAGACCAGACTACCCAACAGCGCGACCTCGGGGCCGCCGCTCTGGGCTGCTGCGGACCCGGAGGCGCTCACGGCGCCGGCCACGGCCGTCGCGCCGCCCGCGGTTCGCAGAAACTCCCGTCTGTTCATAGACGTTCTACCCTCGGGACTGTCCGCGTATAAATTCTCCGAACCCCCCGCCCCGCGCGTCCGTTTTCGACCGATTC from Halosegnis marinus carries:
- a CDS encoding DUF7314 family protein, which gives rise to MADEFAKGFTILVGSGLAWMTLAGWYNTPSFEGTQLTAPDPETGLTVYDTLALVLKEGFFWFAILGFLTFVFVIPALRKARDAYAGTPEIPE
- a CDS encoding cytochrome bc complex cytochrome b subunit, which produces MSQEDNPNEGKEIAADGTGIVAPDDETPTWSERKQRTEGLPRLTYEYFERARREDQDLRIESDYVERDVLAFPAWPHEMVRNLALTSFFVGMMVFLAAALPPHIGAPANPSSTPAIILPDWYLYWSFGLLKLGPLNPELALLGGQQLMADRTYGVVANLVVVGFIAIVPFLNKGSARRPVEQPFWAAVGVGGVVYAVTISALSVKNLLPMDSNLLLDLTFLLPFVAGFISYAVFKSMREGYMFELNRRYYRLRPPK
- a CDS encoding cytochrome b, whose translation is MSLERKDDHDHKGWMQERDLTPVETTYLTVLMWLDKRLRVVDYLEILEDLYYKVNMQMPKSHTEQYNLDNKFWYWYPLYALGSFSTIAYVVAAISGALLGFYYSPATTGDPTTAYNSITFIMTELRFGFFLRSLHRWSAQVMVAAVFLHMLRVYFTGAYKEPRELNWIIGIVLISLTMVFGYTGYLLPWDQLAFWAGQIGVEMSLSVPVAGEWVAQLLFGGFSLSQSTLQRMYILHVFFLPFITTAIIAIHIGIVWMQGIAEPH
- a CDS encoding plastocyanin/azurin family copper-binding protein, with amino-acid sequence MNRREFLRTAGGATAVAGAVSASGSAAAQSGGPEVALLGSLVFDPAEVYVSPGTTVTWVWESDGHNIVVDSQPEGANWEGTEGGASQLYDTGYEYSHTFEELGEYEYVCAPHRQAGMVGTVVVNESGAPPSGGGGEVEPEEMGVPIQAHFVGIATILAIAVSLMFTFFLLKYGESPHASGGN
- a CDS encoding ATP-NAD kinase: MDTPPVGVVGDAPTEPVREAGGDPVAGAVADVLAAGPEAVVAGGESALLAVAAAAPDVPVLPVDAGPGVRSVARSDAPGAIAALVAGEYDTASLPLLVARSPLGETRALCDLMLVTGEPARISEYTVRSGTETVASFRADGVVVATPAGSHGYARRADGPVLAPELGAVVVVPVAPFATSEDSWVLPTEGLRLDVERDETPVELLADDRTAGSVVPGESVRVATEGSLDVAVVDGSGGRFA
- a CDS encoding DUF7318 family protein → MSSGNNTYGDIHRYEPARESTAAAIGIVLLTVLEVVFIGLFTYGLVAGWGFSEFGNMFLGGLLAMILIDLAFVMLLYRKEFLPDVMIVKKRRRKWEDLYIREEDMDGTDLGGDAWENIKRAVYPYYKK
- a CDS encoding DUF7315 family membrane protein translates to MTDDEPTASADAETGGRDVEVPMDVYKAVTVFSTLFAVLCVVVGFVVLDAATQRATAAPEDVNVVLAVVGLGAIALGAGVYAFSTRFRAREMGNSKDDAT
- a CDS encoding ubiquinol-cytochrome c reductase iron-sulfur subunit; the encoded protein is MPADEDKYPTESGRRRFVKGVVGSATLAGVGTGGFAALGTATSSTGAGGGITQYMAIENTDGPAPRGMPIVPLTIEDGELTGVWPEVQEITEGGRTVQVAEQELGGVTYSSQWFQYCGVQTYPGVEPGTDQNNTFRVASGAGNTYEWMSDLEAGEPLTVDMFDDYESWGNGIGQSGLGKPAVGTWRSEDVEPQSTMPVQVLRSTRIEELAQEDEFLAAATQDGFIAWLNKCTHFCCVPGFKSIAGSANFGAENRVYCQCHQSVYDPFSPVQTQFVALPRPGE
- a CDS encoding DUF7313 family protein — encoded protein: MVYSLFGPIDAVLAQPVLEAPLIAYVLLGLLVLNMVGRAVEHSRHKSEAESGDWTQLSRHPLRVATSFLLVVGSFYYLTVAPHGGMVFSVLVLGVFLTDLFEFESRQVEVRNDRTLDTPKGAIAASVLALLYILYQTLFFVIAPVWNAVI
- a CDS encoding M28 family metallopeptidase; the protein is MHDTGWIGDTFVSDTGWDHLETLVDIGNRMAGSEGELRAAHATRDALAEHARDARVETFDVQGWTRGSSEIRIDGEGYDCIALPRSPGEEVAGELVDLGYGLPEDFEETDIEGKVVMCATNVPSWYERFIHRREKYYYAVEGGAEAFVFKNHVEGCLAPTGSVGTDARPMGDIPAVGVSKEVGSELGRRHEGQRLDVTVDIEAASADATSQNVHAELGPDTDEAVLVTSHVDAHDIAVGAMDNGAGTAMVVELARTLAAREDELETRVEFVCFGAEEVGLDGSGYLADDRDPDDVKAVVNFDGVVRGRDLGAYTHGFPELREAVEAVSDATDHPFTANPHHGPHSDHWPFVEYGVPGYHVYSETGDEGRGWGHTRADTLDKLEKRDLREQAVVLTELVVDVTGRDIAHRDTDDIAAELEEQDLAEGMKVTGDWAFGDD